In the Podospora bellae-mahoneyi strain CBS 112042 chromosome 4, whole genome shotgun sequence genome, one interval contains:
- a CDS encoding hypothetical protein (EggNog:ENOG503PAQ8) yields the protein MQASTDHERRCYCGKLYQTISSLGRHTRGCPAFSDDCKRFLRLLAYLEPGPVPGDLFRRALFPFRKWNENGNESRERPFQLPDIFSDEGRLVKAMMDAIDTHAVRVTIGSLAPHANHGDPWWAYRNFELPESSRIFIQNSVNYLDGQLDSARLIFHGFSFSDLDVRFVEKGNALLPFVVPLLHKFPVDKLLPGELPSAVEVCISMSQFGDYNFKEHVLAVAETLAGRIGPSPLDFSIALRKAALALARGQAASVWPSPGLNRKGNSQRAEAVLFRAQQCIELGHLSEAWKLVGQWTPFHAAQPSGLEIVMSSRLDFMKGKLHRFQGNFEAARQYLEPLSSQHPPTQVQFSARLHLIAVYTELGLWEKGQTVAGGIEIASGRQRRLYRLALAELLLSRVLCGFEEDLLPAKGLFAEIVSEYEGLGGVQFGKTMRRNFFRACFGLAVIGHLQRRGQALFGALGALSGWELAYRASRECLVVAEGFPDLICHLAMAQLQLSSAAVQSGPSLERAKQIWAELSNQGLEQRFCFTNLGTRWADMVSEWLEASGCPRIVSQWGGTAGDAREVPKV from the exons ATGCAAGCTTCCACCGATCACGAGCGGCGCTGCTACTGCGGTAAGCTATACCAAACCATATCATCGCTAGGGCGACATACAAGAGGATGCCCTGCATTTTCTGATGATTGCAAGCGGTTTCTGCGACTACTCGCATATCTGGAGCCTGGACCTGTGCCTGGTGACCTTTTCCGTCGAgcccttttcccctttcgAAAATGGAACGAAAACGGAAACGAATCACGGGAACGGCCATTCCAGCTTCCCGATATATTTTCCGACGAAGGCCGACTAGTCAAGGCAATGATGGATGCGATCGATACCCATGCTGTACGTGTAACGATTGGATCATTAGCGCCCCATGCAAATCACGGGGACCCGTGGTGGGCATACCGTAATTTCGAACTGCCAGAATCCTCACGGATATTTATTCAGAATAGCGTTAACTATTTGGATGGGCAATTGGATTCGGCGAGACTTATTTTTCATGGGTTTTCCTTTTCTGATCTCGACGTTAG ATTTGTCGAGAAAGGAAACGCGCTCCTCCCTTTCGTAGTCCCTCTCTTACACAAGTTTCCCGTGGATAAGCTGCTACCGGGGGAGCTCCCTAGCGCGGTTGAAGTGTGTATCTCTATGTCGCAATTCGGGGACTATAACTTCAAAGAGCACGTACTGGCAGTGGCGGAAACCCTGGCGGGCCGAATAGGGCCGTCGCCGCTTGATTTCAGCATCGCCCTCCGCAAAGCTGCCCTGGCTCTAGCTCGTGGGCAAGCGGCTTCGGTCTGGCCGTCCCCTGGGCTAAACCGAAAGGGAAATAGTCAGCGAGCAGAGGCGGTACTTTTCCGTGCCCAGCAGTGTATTGAACTCGGCCACCTATCTGAGGCCTGGAAACTAGTCGGTCAGTGGACACCATTTCATGCTGCCCAGCCTTCGGGTCTTGAGATTGTTATGTCTTCGCGCTTGGACTTTATGAAAGGCAAACTGCATCGTTTCCAAGGAAATTTTGAAGCCGCTCGTCAATACCTCGAACCTCTCTCgagccaacaccccccaacTCAGGTACAATTCTCAGCTCGCCTACACCTCATTGCAGTTTATACTGAGCTCGGTCTCTGGGAGAAAGGACAAACTGTGGCGGGTGGCATCGAGATTGCAAGTGGCCGGCAGCGCCGCCTTTACCGGCTAGCACTGGCGGAGCTGCTCCTTTCTCGAGTCCTCTGCGGGTTCGAGGAGGATCTTCTGCCCGCGAAGGGTCTGTTTGCGGAAATTGTTAGTGAATACgaggggctggggggggTGCAGTTTGGGAAAACAATGAGAAGGAACTTCTTTCGCGCATGCTTCGGCCTTGCCGTTATCGGCCACTTGCAGCGAAGGGGCCAGGCCTTGTTCGGTGCCTTAGGTGCTCTAAGCGGCTGGGAACTTGCATACCGAGCATCTCGGGAGTGCTTGGTTGTTGCCGAGGGCTTTCCCGATCTGATATGTCACTTAGCTATGGCCCAGTTGCAATTGTCCTCGGCCGCCGTTCAGTCAGGCCCTTCCCTCGAGCGAGCCAAACAGATCTGGGCCGAGTTGTCGAACCAAGGGCTTGAGCAGAGGTTTTGTTTCACAAACCTTGGAACTCGCTGGGCTGACATGGTATCTGAGTGGCTGGAAGCCTCGGGCTGTCCACGTATCGTCTCACAATGGGGTGGAACTGCAGGTGACGCACGGGAAGTACCAAAGGTGTGA